GCGGTCTCAGTCCACTGCAGACCGGGCTGCTGCTCATGCCGGGTGGCCTGGCCATGGGCCTGCTGGGGCCGACGGCGGGCAGGGTGTTCGACCGGTTCGGCAGCAGGCCGCTGGTGCTGCCCGGCACGATCGGGATGATGCTCGCACTCGGCGGGCTCTCCCAGGTCTCGATGGCGATGCCGTACTGGCAGGTGCTGGGGCTGCACGCGCTGCTGATGGTGAGCCTTGCGGCGACCTTCACGCCCGTCTTCACCCTCGGGATGGGCGCGCTGCCCGCGCACCTGTACTCGCACGGCAGCTCGATGCTCGGCACCCTGCAGCAGGTCGCCGCGGCCTTCGGGACCGCGCTCGTGGTGACCGTGATGTCCGCGCGGGCGGGCGAGCTTGCCGCCGAAGGGGTGGCCGCCGTGCCCGCGCAGCTGAGCGGGATGAAACTGGCCTTCCTCGTCGTGGCGGCCCTGGCCCTGGTACCGGTGGCGGTCGCGACGATACTTCCGCGCCGCAGCACGGCGGCCGAGTCGTGACGCCGGGCCACGGTCCGATCCGGGCGGCTGCCGACATCGGCTAGGTTTCCCGGGTGGACACGCCACGAGCCACGTTCGTGTCCCGGCGGCTGCTTGCCGAGGCCCACCGGCTGCACGGCCGGTGGGCCCAGGTGCACGGGCTGCTCGCCGAGTGTCTCGACGAGTACGACCGGCGCAGCTGGCGATTCGAGCGGGACGACGAGGTCGAGCTGGCTGCTGGCCGACCCGCCCCGTGATGCGGCCCGCCTGATCGGACGGCTGCGCTACCTGCGCGCGTGCGCGTTGCTCGACGCCGGGCACGCGGCCGAGGCGGCCGGGGACCTCAACGAGGCCATCGGCCAGGCGGTGCTGCGCGAGTACCGCAGGCTTGCCGACGGCCACGGCCCACTCGCCGCCACCGCCTTCGTCACCGGCACGGTCCTGCTGGAACAGCTCGGCATCACCGACTGGCCGGGCTGACGGTTCAGGCTCGGGCGCGTAGCAGGGCCGCGGTGGCGGGGTCGGCTGGGAAGAAGGACTCGATCGACAGCTCGGCCAGCGTGATGTCCAGTGGGGTGCCGAAGGTGGCCACGGTGCTGAAGAAGGCCAGTTCCTGCCCGCCGTACCGGAGCCGGAGCGGGACCAGGATGTCGCCTGGCCCCGGTACCTCCACCTCGGGCACCTCCTGCGCGCACGGGTAACCACGCAGTTCCTCGAGCAGCTCGGTGTGGAACGGATCCCCGGTGGCGTGGGCCTCCCGCCTCAGCCTGCCGAGCAGATGCGCCCGCCACTCCCCCAGGTTCAGCACCTGCGGCGCCATACCGGCCGGGTGCAGGGTGAGGCGCAGCACGTTCACCGGCGACGCGGTCAGCTCCGGGGAGACCCCCTCCAGGAACAGCGCCACGCTGCTGTTGCCCTCCACCAGGTTCCACCTGCGGTCGAGCACCACCGCAGGGTACGGCTCGTGCCCGGTGAGCAGCTGCCGCACGGCCTGCCGCACCGCGGCCATCCCGGGCGCGTCCAGATCGCTCTCGGTGTAGGCGGGGGCGTAACCCGCCGCCAGCAGCAGCTGGTTGCGCTCCCGCAACGGGATCTCCAGGTACTCCCCCAGCCGCAGCACCATCTCCCTGCTCGGCCGCGACCTTCCGGTCTCCACGAAGCTCAGGTGCCTGGTCGAGATCTCCGCGGCGATGGAGAGGTCGAGCTGGCTGATCCGGCGGCGATCCCGCCACTCGCGCACCAGCTCGCCCACCCCGCGCCGGGCACCGTCCGCCCGCGGCGCGGTCATCGAAGTCGTCACCCGGCCACGCTACGGCGCGGGCGCGAGCCACCGCCATTACCCCGGAGGTAACGGGAACGACGCCTCCGGTACCCCCGGTGCCCAGGGAACCATTTCGTCCGGCCCGCCCGAATGACGACGGAAACGGAAGTGGCTCGGCTTTGCCGGAATTCGCGGAATGTGCCGCACGCCTCACCCCGTAATGGCTGTGCACAGTGGAGCAATCGGCATACAATTAGTTAGCGCAAGCATCTATGCGCCTCGACTCGTCCCTGGCGCACGCATTCGCCGTGACAGACGGGAGGCTGACCAATGGTGGCCCATTCATGGCCGGAAACCGACGGTATCGCGGATTCCGACGCCGAGGAGGAACGCCGCGTCGCCGAGTTGTGCGCCCGCGACCCCCAGGTCCGGGACGCCGCCCCGCGCGAGGCGGTCAGCACGCTGGTACGCGACTCCGACCTGCCGCTCGCCGAGATCGTGCGGACCCTCGTGGAGGGCTACGCGGACCGGCCGGCACTCGGCGAGCGGGCGAGCGAACCGGTGACCGATCCACGAACCGGACGTACCGCACTGCGGCTGCTGCCCCGGTTCGACACGATCACCTACCGGCAACTCTGGGCAGGGGTCCGCGCGATCGCAGCCGAATGGCGGCAGAATCCGCACCATTCGCTGCGCACCGGCGAGGCCGTCGGCATCCTCGGCTTCACCAGTATCGACTACACGATGCTCGATCTGGCCTGCATCCATCTCGGCGCGGTTTCCGTGCCACTGCAGTCCAGCGCGCCGGTCACC
The sequence above is drawn from the Amycolatopsis aidingensis genome and encodes:
- a CDS encoding helix-turn-helix domain-containing protein, which codes for MTAPRADGARRGVGELVREWRDRRRISQLDLSIAAEISTRHLSFVETGRSRPSREMVLRLGEYLEIPLRERNQLLLAAGYAPAYTESDLDAPGMAAVRQAVRQLLTGHEPYPAVVLDRRWNLVEGNSSVALFLEGVSPELTASPVNVLRLTLHPAGMAPQVLNLGEWRAHLLGRLRREAHATGDPFHTELLEELRGYPCAQEVPEVEVPGPGDILVPLRLRYGGQELAFFSTVATFGTPLDITLAELSIESFFPADPATAALLRARA